Within the Dolichospermum compactum NIES-806 genome, the region TTCCGGGTTGACCTCTTTATTAGCCGGGATGCGTGAAGCTGATAAAATTAGTGGCAGTTTTCGGATTTGTAATGTTCATTCGGAAGCAAAGCTTGTGTTCGAAGTTACAATGATGGATACGGTGTTTGAAATTTTTGATACCGAAGAACAGGTTTTAAAGACTCCACCCCGGATTTTGGCTAGTCAATAGAATT harbors:
- a CDS encoding STAS domain-containing protein, coding for MINIDQKTCTTEDGHTIMVLTPAGRLDITTAWQFRLKLQECISKHSPHVVVNLGQVNFIDSSGLTSLLAGMREADKISGSFRICNVHSEAKLVFEVTMMDTVFEIFDTEEQVLKTPPRILASQ